The proteins below come from a single Burkholderia contaminans genomic window:
- a CDS encoding MFS transporter encodes MSAVPSSRHTVAHDSAPVQALYRKLNWRLLPLLLLCYTFAYLDRVNIGFAKLHMQSALGFSDAAYGLGAGIFFLGYVLFEIPSNLMLPRIGARKTISRIMVLWGLTSAAMMFVHDTTSFYVLRFLLGVFEAGFAPGMIFYLTYWYGPRRMAGVMAVVMLAGPIGGIVGSPLSTWLMTALDGTHGLAGWQWMFVVEGLPCALLGLFVLKVLADRPADAAWLTDDEKSLLASELHPPSSGHQAFGQAARDPRVYLLAFAYFTMICGIYAVSFWLPSILKANGVTDTMQIGFYSMIPYIAAAGAMLAIGRRSDRLGERRLHSAVSALIGAAALAAATFSDGNLAISLVCMTIATALTWAAYTVFWAIPSQYLTGNAAAGGIALINTIGLIGGFLSPTVIGEIRTATGSMQAGLLVIVALMVAGAATLIMNRLPVATR; translated from the coding sequence ATGTCCGCCGTCCCGTCCTCCCGCCATACGGTTGCGCACGACAGCGCGCCGGTGCAGGCGCTGTACCGCAAACTGAACTGGCGCCTGCTGCCGCTGCTGTTGCTCTGCTATACGTTCGCGTATCTGGATCGCGTCAACATCGGCTTCGCGAAGCTCCACATGCAAAGCGCGCTCGGCTTCTCCGACGCGGCCTACGGCCTCGGCGCGGGCATTTTCTTCCTCGGCTACGTGCTGTTCGAGATTCCGAGCAACCTGATGCTGCCCCGGATCGGCGCGCGCAAGACCATCAGCCGGATCATGGTGCTGTGGGGGCTGACATCCGCCGCGATGATGTTCGTGCACGACACCACGTCGTTCTACGTGCTGCGCTTCCTGCTCGGCGTGTTCGAAGCCGGCTTCGCGCCGGGCATGATCTTCTACCTGACCTATTGGTACGGCCCGCGGCGCATGGCCGGCGTGATGGCCGTCGTGATGCTGGCCGGGCCGATCGGCGGCATCGTCGGCTCGCCGCTGTCGACCTGGCTGATGACCGCCCTCGACGGCACGCACGGGCTGGCCGGCTGGCAGTGGATGTTCGTCGTCGAAGGCCTGCCGTGCGCGTTGCTCGGCCTGTTCGTCCTCAAGGTGCTGGCCGACCGGCCCGCCGATGCCGCGTGGCTGACCGACGACGAAAAAAGCCTGCTCGCGTCCGAACTGCACCCGCCGTCGTCCGGCCACCAGGCGTTCGGGCAGGCGGCGCGCGACCCGCGCGTCTACCTGCTGGCCTTCGCCTACTTCACGATGATCTGCGGGATCTACGCGGTCAGCTTCTGGCTGCCGTCGATCCTCAAGGCGAACGGCGTGACCGACACGATGCAGATCGGCTTCTACTCGATGATTCCGTATATCGCCGCCGCAGGCGCGATGCTCGCGATCGGCCGTCGCTCGGATCGACTCGGCGAACGCCGGCTGCACAGCGCGGTGTCGGCGCTGATCGGCGCGGCCGCGCTGGCCGCCGCGACCTTCTCCGACGGCAACCTCGCGATATCGCTCGTCTGCATGACGATCGCGACGGCGCTGACGTGGGCGGCCTACACCGTGTTCTGGGCGATCCCGTCGCAATACCTGACGGGTAACGCGGCCGCCGGCGGCATCGCGCTCATCAACACGATCGGCCTGATCGGCGGCTTCCTCAGCCCGACCGTCATCGGCGAGATCCGCACCGCGACCGGCAGCATGCAGGCCGGGTTGCTGGTGATCGTCGCACTGATGGTCGCAGGCGCCGCGACGCTGATCATGAACCGCCTGCCGGTCGCGACGCGCTGA
- a CDS encoding M81 family metallopeptidase has product MTTRILIAGFQHETNTFAPTKAAYANFERGEGFPAMARGADVLALRDVNIPAGGFINAAARHGWALQPVIWAGASPSAHVTEDAFERIAGEIVDAARRGGFDAVYLDLHGAMVAEHTDDGEGTLLERVRHAVGPAVPVVASLDLHANVTERMLSCADALVAFRTYPHVDMAETGERTAVLLERLLAGGDPLRRAARRLPFLIPINGMCTLLDPAREMYACLAALETDGVASLSFAPGFPAADFPECGPVVWGYGDAGAVDAAVQALYDKMLADEAQWQVPFLSPDDAVREAMRLAEGASRPVVIADTQDNPGAGGDSNTTGLLRALLRNGAQDAALGLLWDPAAAAAAARAGVGARIELSLGGSGVPGDEPLRGHFEVVAVSDGVCRYDGPMMNGMLADVGPVACLKIDGVRIVVSGGKAQMLDRNLYRVGGIDPEAMKILVNKSSVHFRADFQGIAHAILIAKAPGPMQADPADLPWTRLARGIRTRPMGDAFAGA; this is encoded by the coding sequence ATGACCACACGCATCCTGATTGCCGGTTTCCAGCATGAAACCAACACCTTCGCGCCGACCAAGGCCGCCTATGCGAACTTCGAACGCGGCGAAGGCTTTCCCGCCATGGCGCGCGGCGCGGACGTGCTTGCGCTGCGCGACGTCAACATTCCGGCAGGGGGCTTCATCAATGCAGCGGCACGGCACGGCTGGGCGTTGCAGCCAGTGATCTGGGCAGGCGCGAGCCCGTCGGCGCATGTCACCGAGGATGCGTTCGAACGGATCGCCGGCGAGATTGTCGACGCGGCGCGGCGCGGCGGCTTCGATGCGGTGTATCTCGACCTGCACGGCGCGATGGTCGCCGAGCATACCGACGACGGCGAAGGAACCCTGCTCGAACGCGTACGCCACGCGGTCGGCCCGGCCGTGCCGGTGGTCGCGTCGCTCGACCTGCACGCGAACGTCACCGAACGGATGTTGAGCTGCGCCGACGCGCTGGTCGCCTTTCGGACGTACCCGCACGTGGACATGGCCGAGACCGGCGAGCGCACGGCCGTGCTGCTCGAACGCCTCCTCGCGGGCGGCGACCCGTTACGTCGCGCCGCACGGCGGCTGCCGTTCCTGATCCCGATCAACGGAATGTGCACGCTGCTCGATCCCGCGCGCGAGATGTACGCGTGCCTCGCGGCGCTGGAGACGGACGGCGTCGCATCGCTGTCGTTCGCGCCGGGTTTTCCGGCAGCGGATTTCCCCGAGTGCGGGCCGGTGGTCTGGGGCTATGGCGACGCCGGCGCAGTCGACGCGGCCGTGCAGGCGCTGTACGACAAGATGCTGGCCGACGAAGCGCAGTGGCAAGTCCCGTTCCTGTCGCCCGACGACGCGGTGCGCGAAGCCATGCGGCTCGCGGAAGGCGCGAGCCGGCCCGTCGTGATCGCCGACACGCAGGACAACCCGGGGGCGGGTGGCGATTCCAATACGACCGGCCTGCTGCGCGCGTTGCTGCGCAACGGCGCGCAAGACGCAGCGCTCGGCCTGCTATGGGATCCGGCCGCAGCGGCGGCGGCGGCGCGGGCCGGTGTCGGTGCGCGCATCGAACTGTCGCTCGGCGGCTCCGGCGTACCCGGCGACGAGCCGCTTCGCGGACACTTCGAGGTCGTCGCGGTATCGGACGGCGTGTGCCGCTACGACGGGCCGATGATGAACGGCATGCTGGCCGACGTCGGGCCGGTCGCCTGCCTGAAGATCGACGGCGTGCGGATCGTCGTCAGTGGCGGCAAGGCGCAGATGCTCGATCGCAATCTGTACCGCGTGGGCGGCATCGATCCGGAAGCGATGAAAATCCTCGTCAACAAGAGTTCGGTGCATTTCCGCGCCGACTTCCAGGGCATCGCGCACGCCATCCTGAT